The genome window AGGGGTACTTGGAGCTATAAGTAATAAAACATAGGAGACAGACAGCTCTAATGTGGGGGAAGTTTACTCAAACCCTTATAGAAACTCTGTAAAACTTCTGGAATTCAAAATGGCTATGTGATATATCAGACAATTCTGTGTAAAGTATTATGTGTGATGCAGTGTCATACCTGTTTTCCCCTCCTAATATTTTTTAGTGTCCTGCTATAGACTACACCAGGCACACGCTTGATGGAGCTGCATGTCTTCTGAATAGCAATAAATATTTCCCCAGCAGGTAAAACTCCTAGAAGCatcatctttaattttttttgtggggaggtggGGTTGTTTTACATTCAGAAAATCTTGTTCATAGGTGGAACAAATCTGAAACAGTTTTTGGTAACGCAAATTGTTTTTCATGTATCTAGTAGAATAAAATACTGTATTGTTCATATACAGCATTACAGAGTATGATGAAAAATACTAAATGTGGCAGCATGTCCACAGTTACTGTTGTTAAGTACGGGAAGGCTGCTTTTAGTGCTGCTCTGCCACCAGCTTGTTAGAGGTAAAACAGAGGTGTTTAAGGGAATATATTACCAATGCAATTTAATCAAGTTGGGTTTTTCAGTGTGGTCCAGGACTCTAGGTTTCCAGTGGGGAAAATCCCACCTCAAAGGAGGGAGGGAGTTGTGGTGGCTTAAAGTATTGTTAGACCTGCTGTGCTGGGAAACCCACACCAAACTAGTGCAGTCCCAAAAGTGGACACCACTGTCTACAAAGAGGCCTGGCCAAGGACATGCACAGATTCAGGTTCTCAGGTAGTCTCCATGCCAATTTATGGAACCCTGGATGGAAAAGTAAAAGCTGTGTTTTCTGGGGAGGAGCCTCCATGGAGCACAGTGGTCCTGCTGGGGAAGGAGTGTGCAGTTTGCAGAAACATTGGCTTCTTCCCACAGAGAGccaaatttttaaattaatctagTAGGGGCTAGATTCCCCATTTCTAGCACAGAGGGATGCAATCAAAATACACAGTTTTAAATATGCAGAATGAGCCAACTTAATATTTTTACTAAAATCTTTCAAGAATAATAACATTTAAATTCTGTAATCAGTCATCCACAAAACCTAACTCTTGGAATTTCAAGTGGGATCAATTAATCCAGTATAAACAACTAAAACTAAATACACAGGTGCACAGGTGTATGTGTATATCTGTATTCAACGGGTAGATTTGTAAAACTAAGTACTGTATAACATTTGACTTACAGGGTTAGCATAAAGGAATCCTCTGTAGCCAAACTAGGATCAGTGTGCCGTAGGATTTACAGAATATTTTCCCATGCGTATTTTCATCATCGGCAGATATTTGATGAATATGAAGTAAGTAACTGACTAGTAAATGCACTAATGaaagtaaatgcaaagtaaagtgATGCCAGGCATTGTTCTTCTGCAGTTGTGTTACATATTTTCTTCTCTTAACACTTTCACTTCACATACCTCCTTAGCTAAGGAAAGTACAGTTCATAATAGATTACATGTATATAAGAATTGTGTGAAGTTTCATGTGAAATGACTTTGGTCTTCAAACTAAGCAATTTCATGTGTGCTTTTTTAATCCTGTTTATTATAGTTCTCCTAAATTGGGTAGAAGTTCACTATACAGAAGCAGAAAGCTTTACAAGAACTTTAATACCGTCAGTTCAATGACACTTGTTATGAAAATTGCTTGCCTTTGAGTGTTACAGGAAACCCATAGGATTATTATCATTAAAAgtagagaaatattttttcagtttactttatCCATTTGACAGCACTTGTGTACAGTCAGTTACTTGTTTGTGTATATCTTTCACACAGTAGTAGAGGAAACATTTTAACAGTTGAGAAGTCTGATGCTAAAGCCACAGACTCAACAGAGGTCTCAGGGGCATATATGGTACttgtaactatttttttttaactgactaaAGTCAGGAATGGGGGGCTTAGAGGTGTGAATGGTAGTAAAAACATGGGTAAGGACTAGCATGGGGAGGAGCACAGTGGGTGCAAATACTACTGGAGCCTGTGGATTGTAGTAGCAGCTAAAGAATGGCTCAGCTCACTGTTTAGTTGGGGTgtatgtggtgggggagggatttAATTACCACAGGTGCCTATATACAGCTTTTGTTAGGGCTTTGCATAGTGAACCAGGATATAGTTGACACAGAATTGCTTATCTGATTTCATGCTTGTTATAGTGGGACTTGAATGTTTTTAACACTGTGTTATGAAAATAAAGCTTAAATAGGTCCTTGTGTCCACTCTTATgaatataaaagggggaaataaaactattttactaATGGATTCCTTGTGGTATTATTATTTAGTTGTAAACCACCCAATGTTCCTAAAACTTACAAAACCAAGGGGACAATTTATTTATGCTCCAGGATTTTTATGATAAATTTCCCACAATTCTGTTTGAAATATTCCCTTCTCTTATATGTgataatgcattttattttatattggaatttaaatattttttttccatcctCAGAATGAAACCTTTTTGTGTCACCGGTTCACTAAATTTGTGATGAAATATAATTTGATGTCCAAGGATAACCTGATTGTACCAATTTTGGAAGAGGAGGTGCAGAATTCAGTgtctggggaaagtgaggcatgaTGGGAATTGTGGTACAGAAAGCAACTGTACTGAACACACAATTGACATTATGTACTGTATATATCATTTTAGACACTTCAATCATGTATCCTTATTATAGCTTTGTTTAGTATACTTTTTGTATGCTGTGTGCATTGCCTTTTAATATGGGAAATACTTTAAGTTATTCATGAACTGTATAGTCATCAATGTGGCACTCatggtttttaaataaaattagtaTTATCTGTTTATAATAcctgttaataaaataattac of Natator depressus isolate rNatDep1 chromosome 11, rNatDep2.hap1, whole genome shotgun sequence contains these proteins:
- the LOC141996099 gene encoding MOB-like protein phocein isoform X2 encodes the protein MDSTLAVQQYIQQNIRADCSNIDKILEPPEGQDEGVWKYEHLRQFCLELNGLAVKLQSECHPDTCTQMTATEQWIFLCAAHKTPKECPAIDYTRHTLDGAACLLNSNKYFPSRVSIKESSVAKLGSVCRRIYRIFSHAYFHHRQIFDEYENETFLCHRFTKFVMKYNLMSKDNLIVPILEEEVQNSVSGESEA